The sequence GAAAAAAGCCATTCATTGTTTTAAGGTAAAAGTGTTGAAAGTAACCCACGCAATGGATAGCGTTAAAATAATTATACAAACCTTATTAGATTCGGTGGGCAATTTAGCACACCCTCAAAAGAAATTTCTTGTAACCCTGTTTTCGAGTCTGCTGATGAGTTGCGAACGAGCAAATTTTACTAATTTGAGTCGTTATGGTCAACTTAATGAACGAACTTATCGTCGACAGTATCAACGCTCATTTAATTTTATCAAGCTCAATCAAAAACTAATCGAGCAAGCAATTGAACCAGGCTCGGAGGTAATTCTAGCAGTAGATTGTTCTTGGCTAGTTCTGGTTTAATCGCGCTGCCTGCGGGAATTGTTATTATGCTGGGTGCGGAAGTTGGCACTTGCGCAGATACTCTACTCTCTACGATTGGTAGAGGCAGTGCAGCTTTGCGAAGAGTTTTTCACCTTTTATTTAACTTAGAAAGTGCCATTCTGGACATTATTCTCGCCCCTCAGTTAGTCAAACTGGCTCAACTTATTTCTGGTCGGGCAGGAGTTGGACGACAAGTCGCCAATGCTCAAATGTTGTTTAATATTTTGGGTGTTGTACTTGTAATTGGTTTCTTACCTGCGATCGCTTATCTTCTAGCACGTCTTGTTCGCGACAATCAAGCTGACTTTGAACGGCAACAGCGAAAACAGAAGCAAGAAGAAGCGGAAAAGTTCGCCTTCAAACAGATGTGTTGAAAAAATATGTTCACAGATCGCGACTTTCCATTGCTAGACCCTGTCCAATCATGAAGGGCTGTTACCTGGGGAAACCCCAGAGAACGCTAATTCAATCATTCAAGTAGGAGATGTTCCCTTACCGAGTATTACTTTACGAGCAGCTAGCGCACGCTTTGACAGAGGCGAAACAGGAACTAAGTTTGCTAGTAAAGGAGCTGTGGTTGATTTGGGAAAAGAAGCTCTTTAGTCGGTCTTCATTAAAGCTCTCCAGATTAAGAGAAGGAATTAAAACCGTCCGAGCTGCTGATTAAAATATGCGACTTTATAATTTAAAGTTTGCGCCAACTTCAAACCCTGCTGGAAATAATATTTAGCTTGTTCTGGCTGTTCTAATTTTAAATATATTTTGCCTAGAGCATCGTAAGTATCGATCAAACTATAATAGTCATAAGATTGCTGCTGTATGTCAAGTAACTTGGTGTAAGCTGCGATCGCCTCATTAACTCGACCACCGTTTTGATATAGTTCTGCTAATTTAGTTAGAGCATCGTTAGCAGTAGCCAATCTTTGAATTCGAGACGCTATGGCAAATGCTCGATTATAAGCTTCAACTGCTCGCTCTTTTTGGTTTAAAGTTTCATAATCTTGAGCGATCGCTATTTCTAATTCGGCGATCTTTTCTGGTTGTTTACTCAAAGCATAATGCTCAATTAAGCGTTGTTTTGTGGCGATCGCTTGGTCGATTTGAACAGTGCGATCGTAAATATCAACCAAAGTTTTAAGATATAGACCGGCTTTATTTTTAGGCTGCAACTTTGCTTGCTCAGTGTCTGTGAAAGACAATAAGGTCTGATAAATTTTGACCGCATTTTGATAGTCAAACTTAGCTAAATAAAGTTCGCCTAAAACTTCCAAGTTTTCCTGTTCTACAGTTAAATTATAATTATCGATTCTGCGACTAATTTTGGTAATTTTTATTTGAACGTTGATCCCTCGATCTAAATATCGTACCTGCTGGTATGCCGTAGCAAACCGATTGAGTAAATCAAGGGATAAAGGGGTTTTAGCTGTTATTTCCGCTTCAAGTTGAATTAAACGCTCGGCAATGTTACGTACATCTGGGCCTCGGTTTTCTTGCCAAGCGATCGCCCCAACCTCTCCTAAAGCCTGTATTTCTGTAGCAGCATTAATAGCGCGAGTCAGTTTTAACTGACGATACCATAGCTCAAAGGCTCGATCTTGGTTTCCTTGCTTTAATTGTGCTTTGGCTGTCTGGTTTAGTTCCGCGATCGTTTTTTCAATTCGATATTTTTCAAACGAAGATAGTTCCCGTTGACCATAAGCAGAGGGAATTACCAGCTCGCTTGGGTCTATTTTTGTCTTTAGAGGATTGGCTAATTGTGACTGAGCTAAGATTTTCTTTTGAACAGAAAAAACCTGGAATACCCCCAAAAATAAAGCGATAAACACAATCTTCCAACTAGGAGATGGAGCAGCATTGCAATGAGTCACGGCTGATTTCTGACTTTTAACTTCTTGATGCAGTCTATTACGGCATATGATGACCGCATACCGCTTCTAACTGCACACAAACGGATACACTCCAGTAATAATCTCATTCGTCTTAAGTTTACCAATTCTCTCACCTTGGCTATTTTTCTCGGTTTGTTTCAGACTGTTGACTGGTAAGACTAACCTGCGATCGATGCTAGTAGTTAAAATAATATTTTCTTCAGTAGTAGAAATAATTCCCGCTAGCATATCTTCCTTAGTCGTAAATTGAATTGCCTGAGTTCCAATATCCCCTCGATTACCTAACCTCAAGGAGTTAACGGGAATACGTTTACCAAATCCCAACCGAGAAATTACGGCGAGAGAATCATCAGAACTGACGTTACAGCAACCGACCAAACTTTCTTTCAATCTCAAACGCATGACTCGATTACCCTGAGCATTTCGTCCCATCAGCGGAATTTGAGTATCGTTGACTGGCAAACGTAAGATACGTCCTCCCGTAGTAGCGATCGCCATCTCGCGATTTTCTTGGGTAAAACAGAAGTACTTGAGGACATCTTGCTCTTTAAGCTTGACTAAAACTAATCCGCGATTACCCAAAGCGTCTAGTTCGGTGGCATCTAAACGTTTAATGATGCCTTTTTCAGTCAGCATTACTAAGTCCAAATCCTGATGATTTTCGCTCAGGAAGAAATGCGCCATCGTAGCGTTAGCGTCTCTTTGTGCTGCTGCTGATAAAAGTTCTACTGCGCGCAGCTCGGTACTCTCCAGACTAGAGGGGACTTCTTCAATGGGAATTGGATAGGCTTTGCCACTATCGGTAACCACAATTAGCTGGTTGCGATCGCCAATAACTGCTTGATGCAGGATAAAATCTTCTCCTGCTTGAGGAACAGAATTATTGGCTTCAGTATCTTTGGCAGAATTTTCCCAATAAATACAGCCAGAGCTAGTAACTTTCAATTTTGCCTGGGACGAACGTTCAAAAGTTAGACTAGAAGATACGGTTAAAGCAGGATCTTTTTTCGGAGACTTTTCCTGCTCAAGGGATTTTTGGGCGGTTGGTGCTGGCTTATCTTCGCTTACTTTTACATTAATAATGCGAGTCCGACGTTCATCACCAAACTTGCGCTTGAGAGAACGTAGTTCTTTTTTAAGCGACTTCATTAATTCTTGGCGATCGCCTAACACCTTATTTAGCTCGGCGATCCGCTCCTGTAGATCCGTCGACTCAGTTTCTAGCTTCTGCTTTTCTAAGCCTGTCAGACGACGCATCGGCATTGCCAAGATAGAATCTCCCTGAGTTGGAGAAAAGTCTAACTCATCTTGAAGACGTAACTTAGCCGTAGTTCCGTCAGGTGCATGACGTAGAATCTCGATCACCGCATCAATTTGATTTAGAGCCAGTAATAGACCTTCAACCAAATGCAGCCTTTGATTTGCCTGTTCTAGTTCGTGGCTATATTGTCTTCTTAAGGTATCTTCACGGAATTTAAGAAATTCTTCTAATATGTTGCGTAAAGGTAGCTGAAGTGGCTTATTATCTACCAATGCCAGCATAATTGTTCCAAAATTACTCTGTAAGGCAGTCTGGCGGTAGAGTTGGTGCAGAACTTTTTGAGCAGTAGCCTCTTTTCTTAATTCAATTACGACTCGCATCCCACTGCGATCGCTCTCATCTCTGATATCAGAAATTCCCTCGATTCTTCCCTGATTGACTAACTCAGCAGTCTTTTCGATCCAGCCAGCTTTATTAACCTGATAGGGTAGCTCGGTAATTACGATCGCTTTCTTTTCTCTACGCCGTTTCTTCCCTGTAGCTATTTTCTCAATTTGGGCAATACCCCGCATTTTGATAATGCCTCTGCCAGTACGGTAGGCATCCTGAATCCCTGTAACTTCAACAATTTCACCTCCTGTAGGAAAATCAGGACCAGGGACTAATTGCCAGAGTTTTTCGTCGGTTATGGTCGGGCGATCGATCAAAGCAATTAAACCATCTACCACCTCACCTAAATTATGAGGCGGAATATTAGTCGCCATCCCTACAGCAATTCCCGAGCAGCCATTGAGCAGTAAAATTGGTAGCTGAACGGGTAAAACAATCGGCTCAGTTTGAGAGTTATCGAAGTTATTACTAAAGTTAACCGTCGCTTCCCCAATTTCTGTCAGCATGGCCTCAAAAGCAACGGGAGCAAGTCGGGTTTCGGTGTAGCGCATTGCTGCGGGGGGGTCATTATCTACCGAACCAAAGTTACCGTGACCATCTAAAAGAGGATAGCGAGTTGAAAAACTCTGCACTAGACGCACCAAAGCATCATAAACTGACTGATCGCCATGAGGATGATATTTACCTAGAACATCTCCGACGACGCGAGCGCATTTACGGTAAGGGCGATCGGGAGTCAAGCCTAATTCATACATAGCATAGAGAATACGCCGATGTACGGGTTTTAATCCGTCTCTTACGTCAGGTAATGCCCTGCCGACTATAACGCTCATTGCATATTCAAGATATGACCTCTCCATTTCTTGGTGAAGAGGAGTAGGAATGATTTGACCATTTCCTAACAAATTAAGCTGCTGTGCCATTCAAAAAATCTCCAAGAGTTTGTAGGGGAAATATGCCAAAAATACAGTTAAGCCTAGGAAAACAAAATAAGCAGGAGCTAAAAATATAGCTTAATCTTTGAGGATAGAAAAAACAGACAGTTCTGTCCAGCAGGACAAAGACACGCAACGCATTGCGCTGCCAGTCGAATATGCGACGGGCGACACAAAATTTTAACAAGATTTTAAACTGAATTCAGAATCCGCGCCCTCATGGGGCATACGAGTGTTGAAGACAAGCTCCGACCATAGCTTCTTACACAATCTAATTAGAAAGGACTTGTCCGCATCTAAGCTTTGGGCAAGTAGGGCTGATGGCAAGGCGGAGTAATCTCTGACCGTTGGTAAGAATATTATTCAACAGCCTTGGCGAGATAATCTAGAACTTTGCGATCTTAATCTTTTAAGCCACAATAAAATAAAGTTATCTTAGCCCAAGTAATTTTTTGTCCTCGTTATTTCTAGCATCAAGTTTTTAAAATCTCATCAAACTTTGTGAGTAGCATCTATGACAACGGTTTTGATTGTAGAAGATGACCCCATTAATTTGCGGGTTTTTTCTAAAATACTAGTAAAAAGAGGCGGTTTGCAAGTCAAAGGTACAGAAATTGTCGAAGAAGTCCTGCAATATGCTCAATCTGGCGAAATAGATGCAATTTTAATGGATGTTGCTCTTGCCAATAGTATTTATCAGGGTAAACCAGTAGATGGGATAAAAATAACCCAGATGCTGAAGGCAGATCCTAAGACCGCAGATTTACCCATAATTTTAGTGACCGCTCACGCTATGGAAGGCGATCGCGAAAACTTTCTTCAGCAAAGTGGCGCAGATGGTTACATCTCTAAACCAGTAGTTGACCATGGGGAATTTATTCAACAGATTGTTTCTTTAATCGATAAAGCATAATTCTCTAATTTGCCCATCTATTATCGTTTTACTTTTGACACAATTTACCATTATCTTAGTACATTAGTTCGTTTTATCTCAAAATATAATTTTAGAGCAACTAACTTTTATCCCTCAATTCTTTTGAGAGGCAGTTGCGAAATATTTGCCTGACATTATCTGCTGTGCGATTCCAACTAAAAAGCTGCGATCGCTCTATTCCTCGATCTCGTAGTTTATTCCTCAATTCAACATTGCTTAAAACCTGATACATCCCCTGGGCAATATCTTCCACACTGTAAGGATCGACATAAAACACACTTTCTCCCCCTACTTCAGGAATAGACGTAGTATTTGAGGCGATTACAGGACAACCACAGGCCATTGCTTCTAATACTGGTAGTCCAAACCCTTCATAAAGCGAAGCAAAGACCAAAGATTGAGCCGACGAATATAAGCCTGGTAGATCGGCGTTGGGTACATAGTCCAAAAAGATAATTCGCTCCTTAGCAGCTAGCTGTGCGGTTTGGCGTTCAATTTCAGGATAAAAAAAGTCGTCTTTTTTACCAGTAATGACAAATTGGTAATCTTTGAGTGGTAAACGGTCAAAGGCTGCTAAACAGCGACTAAGATTTTTATAAAATCGCATATCTCCTACATAAAGCAAATATTTATCCAGGCTATATTTTTGCAGTATGTCTGAATCTGGTTGAGGAAAAAACAAATCGCGATCAAACCCTAAATAAACTACATCGATTGATTCAGGATTAAGCCTATAGTTTCTAACTATGTCTTGCTTGGTATATTCGGAAATACAAATAATATGTTGAGACTGCTTGAGAATAAAGGGCAAAACATAGAGATAATAATATTTCCACTTAGGGCTTAATTCAGGATATTTGAGGGGAATTAAATCGTAAACACAGACTATTTGGGGTACGTTGGGAAACAAAATTCCTTCGGTAACGGGAGAAAAGAAGAGATCGACATTCTGTTTTTTGAGCTGTCGGTTGAGAGCAGTTTGATACCAAATAAGCCGCTTAATGTGTCCAGAAAAACCGCGATCGGGTGAGATATCGGGAGCTACAGAGACAACTTTGGCAGAATACTTATTTTGCCAGAAATCCGCATTGGAATAAAGCGTAAAATCGAACTGGCGATCGTCTTGATGCTGGTTGAGCGAGTATTTCATTAATTCGGAAATTAAATTCTCATTGACTACTCCCAAACCACTGGCTTGTTGTTGAATATAAGTTCCGTTAATAGCGATTTTATCGAGTTTAGACATTGCAATTAATTTTTTTTTGGTACTTTGGAGACAGATATTAAAAATAAACTAAAAAAATGTATACAGTTAGTCTGATTAAAGCCGAGTCTTACGAACTAAGAGAACTGCGATCGCGCCTAGAATATTTACTCGAACCCCTAGGCGGAATGGGATCTATTGTCACACAAGGCGATCGCGTCTTGTTAAAGCCAAATTTATTAACTGGTAGTCGTCCCACCAAAGAATGTATCACCCGTCCTGAGATTGTTTACTGCGTTGCTCAACTGGTACAAGAAGCAGGAGGCAAACCCTTTTTAGGAGATAGTCCCGCTTTTGGTAGCGCCAGAGGAGTCGCTAAAGCTAACGGTTATTTACCTCTATGCGAAGAATTAAACTTACCGATTGTTGAATTTAAAGGTCAGCGTTACGCCACAGAAAATGAGAATTTTCGACATCTAAGGCTATCAAAAGAAGCGATGGATGCCGATGTAGTAATTAATTTACCTAAAGTAAAGTCCCATATGCAGTTAACTATGACTTTAGGAGTTAAAAACTTGTTTGGCTGTGTCCCTGGCAAAATGAAGGCTTGGTGGCACATGGAAGCAGGCAAAGATGCCGCTCGCTTTGGCGAAATGATTGTGTCAACGGCTAAGGCGATCGCCCCTAATTTAACTATTATTGACGGTATTATCGGTCACGAAGGAAATGGCCCTAGCGGTGGTGAACCAAAAAAATTAGGAGTTTTGGGGGCATCTTGCGACGTTTTTGCTTTAGATCGCGCCATGATCGCTCTATTAAACGTCGATCCTTTGACTGTTCCGACTCTGGCTGCGCAGTTTAAACAGGGACACTGTACCGAACTCTCTGAAATTGAGTTTCCCTACTGCAAGCCTGCTGATTTACAGGTATCGGATTGGAAATTGCCTGAAGCTTTGATGCCAATTGATTTTGGTCTTCCCCGCGTGTTGCGATCGACCTTTAAAAACTTTTATATTCGCTTGATTAAAGAGCCGATGAAAACCTATGAGAAAAATTAGCGACTATACTGATTCGTATGATCAAAGGCGAAGCGCGATCGCTCAAATCCAGCAAAAGTTTTTGAAAAACTTTTTCAAGTCATTGCTGCTCAATAGTTTTTTAATCATTAATTGTGTCATCCAACACAGTTTTACAGCTGATTCTCGCTTTTAACATTATTTATCTGGTAAAAAATCAAAGAGTTAATTAAGGAACCAATCGACACCGATAAAACTGCGCTAGCCTTTTTTTAGATCGTTATGTTTCCAATTAAATAAGCAAGAATTAGGGCAAGTTAAATACAATGGCAAAAAGAACTTTTGGTGTAATCGGTTTAGCAGTAATGGGTGAAAATCTCGCCCTCAACGTAGAAAGTCGCGGTTTTCCGATCGCCGTCTACAATCGTACCGCTGCCAAAACCCTGTTATTCATGGACAAAAGAGCAAAAGGCAAAGATATTAAAGCTGCCTATTCCTTAGAGGACTTCGTGCAAACTTTAGAACGTCCCCGCAATATTTTAGTGATGGTCAAAGCAGGTAAACCTGTTGATGCCGTAATCGATCAGTTAAAACCACTCTTAGATGAAGGAGATACCATTATTGACGGTGGGAATTCTTTGTATGATGATACCGAAAGACGTACCAAAGATTTAGAATCCACGGGACTAGGTTTTATGGGTATGGGTGTTAGTGGCGGAGAAGAAGGCGCGCTTAAAGGTCCAAGTCTAATGCCAGGAGGCACAAAAGCAGGTTACCAAGATTTAGAACCAATCCTAACCAAAATTGCCGCCCAGGTAGATGATGGTCCTTGTGTCACCTATATTGGCCCTGGTGGTGCAGGTCACTATGTCAAAATGGTGCATAATGGCATTGAGTATGGGGATATGCAGTTAATTGCTGAAGCCTATGACTTAATGAGAAATACTTTGGATCTGACTGGCGAAGAGTTACAAGAGGTATTCAGCAATTGGAATCATACCGATGAGCTAAATTCTTTTTTAATTGAAATTACTGCCGATATTTTTAGTAATACAGACCCCGAAACCCATAAGCCTTTAGTAGATTCAATTTTAGATGCTGCTGGGCAAAAGGGAACAGGACGTTGGACGGTAGTAAGTTCTTTAGAGTTAGGTGTACCGATACCTACTATTTATGCAGCGGTTAATGCTCGCGTCATGTCGGCATATAAAGAAGAACGGGTAGTAGCTTCCGAACAAATTTCAGCTCCTATCTTTAAATATGAAGGAGATAAGCAAGAATTTATTGATAAAGTTCGAGATGCTCTTTATTGCTCCAAAATGTGTTCCTATGCTCAAGGAATGGCACTTTTAAGCAAGGCATCAGCTGAATTTAACTTTAATCTTGACCTGGCAGAAATAGCGCGCATTTGGAAAGGTGGCTGTATTATTCAGGCTGCTTTTCTCGACAAAATCAAACAAGCATTCAAGGAAAATCCCAGTTTATCAAACCTGTTACTTGCACCTGAATTTAAACAATCAATTGTAGATCGTCAAGCTGCATGGCGTGAAGTTTTGGCAACTGCTAAGCAGTTGGGTATTGCTGTTCCAGCATTTAGTTCTTCATTGGACTATTTTGATAGTTATCGTCGGGCTACTCTACCTCAAAACTTGACTCAGGCTCAAAGAGATTACTTTGGCGCACATACCTATGAAAGAGTCGATCGCCCCAGAGGTGAATTTTCTCACACCGAATGGACTAAAGTTGCCAAAGAATCTTTGCAAACAGGTACAACGGACTAATTGTGGTTTGAATAGTCAAATTTAAAGTTAGATTTTTAGGATATGGCAAGAGTCATGTCCTATATTTTTGTCGCTAATTTGTCGGTAATTATACTAAATCTTGTCTAGATAAAACACTTTAAGGTTAGGTAAGTCAGAAGAGTTATAGCTACTTTAAGTCAAGAGTACTTTATCAATCGCGGATTTAGTATTAGAGATCGCTAAAATCGATAACTCGCACTTTAGGTTCGGATAGCTGTTGATATTCAGCTGTTTTTGATTCTATTTGTGGCAATTGTCCCAAGGCTCTACTACAGGCAAAACCATAGGCTGCCTTAAGGCGATCGCTGGCAATATTTAAAGCCGTACGGGATTTTTCGACAAAGCTAGCCAACTCGTATTCTTCCCTTGGAGTAAAGTATTGTTTTACTACCAAAGAAGGGGAGTAACAATTTTGTCGTGTGCCATCTGGCTATTCTATTTTAAAGTTATTTTCAGGCATAATTTTTACGGGATGAAAGATAAGTTTTGAAAAAATGAAGTGAATAAAAGTCGTCGCTTAAAATACTGCCACCTTATTCAGCTTATTCAGTAAAATTGAAGCAATTGCTACAAATTTAGATAAGCTGAATAATTATGCTGATAATATGAAGCTTAACAACTCTCGCCTTGGACTCGAACAAGAATTTTTTATTGTAGATCTCGAAGGGTTTCTATCCCATCGCGCAGACGAATTTTTATCAGGCTGTCGGAATATAGCTAAAGCACGCGATCGCTCTGCTGATTGTTTTGCCCCTGAGTTTGTCAAAAGCATTGTGGAAATTAATACTGTTCCAGTTAATAATTTTGCTGAACTAACTGCCGAATATCTTGACTTACTCAAGATTTTATTAGAAGTTGCCCAAA comes from Coleofasciculaceae cyanobacterium and encodes:
- a CDS encoding Na/Pi symporter, with translation MASSGLIALPAGIVIMLGAEVGTCADTLLSTIGRGSAALRRVFHLLFNLESAILDIILAPQLVKLAQLISGRAGVGRQVANAQMLFNILGVVLVIGFLPAIAYLLARLVRDNQADFERQQRKQKQEEAEKFAFKQMC
- a CDS encoding tetratricopeptide repeat protein, which gives rise to MTHCNAAPSPSWKIVFIALFLGVFQVFSVQKKILAQSQLANPLKTKIDPSELVIPSAYGQRELSSFEKYRIEKTIAELNQTAKAQLKQGNQDRAFELWYRQLKLTRAINAATEIQALGEVGAIAWQENRGPDVRNIAERLIQLEAEITAKTPLSLDLLNRFATAYQQVRYLDRGINVQIKITKISRRIDNYNLTVEQENLEVLGELYLAKFDYQNAVKIYQTLLSFTDTEQAKLQPKNKAGLYLKTLVDIYDRTVQIDQAIATKQRLIEHYALSKQPEKIAELEIAIAQDYETLNQKERAVEAYNRAFAIASRIQRLATANDALTKLAELYQNGGRVNEAIAAYTKLLDIQQQSYDYYSLIDTYDALGKIYLKLEQPEQAKYYFQQGLKLAQTLNYKVAYFNQQLGRF
- a CDS encoding DNA topoisomerase (ATP-hydrolyzing); this translates as MAQQLNLLGNGQIIPTPLHQEMERSYLEYAMSVIVGRALPDVRDGLKPVHRRILYAMYELGLTPDRPYRKCARVVGDVLGKYHPHGDQSVYDALVRLVQSFSTRYPLLDGHGNFGSVDNDPPAAMRYTETRLAPVAFEAMLTEIGEATVNFSNNFDNSQTEPIVLPVQLPILLLNGCSGIAVGMATNIPPHNLGEVVDGLIALIDRPTITDEKLWQLVPGPDFPTGGEIVEVTGIQDAYRTGRGIIKMRGIAQIEKIATGKKRRREKKAIVITELPYQVNKAGWIEKTAELVNQGRIEGISDIRDESDRSGMRVVIELRKEATAQKVLHQLYRQTALQSNFGTIMLALVDNKPLQLPLRNILEEFLKFREDTLRRQYSHELEQANQRLHLVEGLLLALNQIDAVIEILRHAPDGTTAKLRLQDELDFSPTQGDSILAMPMRRLTGLEKQKLETESTDLQERIAELNKVLGDRQELMKSLKKELRSLKRKFGDERRTRIINVKVSEDKPAPTAQKSLEQEKSPKKDPALTVSSSLTFERSSQAKLKVTSSGCIYWENSAKDTEANNSVPQAGEDFILHQAVIGDRNQLIVVTDSGKAYPIPIEEVPSSLESTELRAVELLSAAAQRDANATMAHFFLSENHQDLDLVMLTEKGIIKRLDATELDALGNRGLVLVKLKEQDVLKYFCFTQENREMAIATTGGRILRLPVNDTQIPLMGRNAQGNRVMRLRLKESLVGCCNVSSDDSLAVISRLGFGKRIPVNSLRLGNRGDIGTQAIQFTTKEDMLAGIISTTEENIILTTSIDRRLVLPVNSLKQTEKNSQGERIGKLKTNEIITGVYPFVCS
- a CDS encoding response regulator translates to MTTVLIVEDDPINLRVFSKILVKRGGLQVKGTEIVEEVLQYAQSGEIDAILMDVALANSIYQGKPVDGIKITQMLKADPKTADLPIILVTAHAMEGDRENFLQQSGADGYISKPVVDHGEFIQQIVSLIDKA
- a CDS encoding glycosyltransferase family 1 protein, which produces MSKLDKIAINGTYIQQQASGLGVVNENLISELMKYSLNQHQDDRQFDFTLYSNADFWQNKYSAKVVSVAPDISPDRGFSGHIKRLIWYQTALNRQLKKQNVDLFFSPVTEGILFPNVPQIVCVYDLIPLKYPELSPKWKYYYLYVLPFILKQSQHIICISEYTKQDIVRNYRLNPESIDVVYLGFDRDLFFPQPDSDILQKYSLDKYLLYVGDMRFYKNLSRCLAAFDRLPLKDYQFVITGKKDDFFYPEIERQTAQLAAKERIIFLDYVPNADLPGLYSSAQSLVFASLYEGFGLPVLEAMACGCPVIASNTTSIPEVGGESVFYVDPYSVEDIAQGMYQVLSNVELRNKLRDRGIERSQLFSWNRTADNVRQIFRNCLSKELRDKS
- a CDS encoding DUF362 domain-containing protein, with the protein product MYTVSLIKAESYELRELRSRLEYLLEPLGGMGSIVTQGDRVLLKPNLLTGSRPTKECITRPEIVYCVAQLVQEAGGKPFLGDSPAFGSARGVAKANGYLPLCEELNLPIVEFKGQRYATENENFRHLRLSKEAMDADVVINLPKVKSHMQLTMTLGVKNLFGCVPGKMKAWWHMEAGKDAARFGEMIVSTAKAIAPNLTIIDGIIGHEGNGPSGGEPKKLGVLGASCDVFALDRAMIALLNVDPLTVPTLAAQFKQGHCTELSEIEFPYCKPADLQVSDWKLPEALMPIDFGLPRVLRSTFKNFYIRLIKEPMKTYEKN
- the gnd gene encoding decarboxylating NADP(+)-dependent phosphogluconate dehydrogenase; this translates as MAKRTFGVIGLAVMGENLALNVESRGFPIAVYNRTAAKTLLFMDKRAKGKDIKAAYSLEDFVQTLERPRNILVMVKAGKPVDAVIDQLKPLLDEGDTIIDGGNSLYDDTERRTKDLESTGLGFMGMGVSGGEEGALKGPSLMPGGTKAGYQDLEPILTKIAAQVDDGPCVTYIGPGGAGHYVKMVHNGIEYGDMQLIAEAYDLMRNTLDLTGEELQEVFSNWNHTDELNSFLIEITADIFSNTDPETHKPLVDSILDAAGQKGTGRWTVVSSLELGVPIPTIYAAVNARVMSAYKEERVVASEQISAPIFKYEGDKQEFIDKVRDALYCSKMCSYAQGMALLSKASAEFNFNLDLAEIARIWKGGCIIQAAFLDKIKQAFKENPSLSNLLLAPEFKQSIVDRQAAWREVLATAKQLGIAVPAFSSSLDYFDSYRRATLPQNLTQAQRDYFGAHTYERVDRPRGEFSHTEWTKVAKESLQTGTTD